The following are encoded together in the Roseivirga misakiensis genome:
- a CDS encoding bifunctional alpha/beta hydrolase/OsmC family protein: MKTIRLQFPNANGEQLSAKLEMPVDKKPVAYALFAHCFTCSKNLMAVTHISRGLTAKGIAVLRFDFTGLGESEGDFEDTNFSSNVEDLIVAAEYLKSEYEAPKLLVGHSLGGAAVLIAAGKLAYIEAVATVGAPADPPHVQHLFGNSIEEIKVSGKADVSLGGRPFTIKKQFIDDLQHYEDSEGIKNLNKPLLILHSPQDETVDIKNAEKIYTAAMHPKSYISLDGADHLLSKKADAQYVGEVVASWAKRYVSYEEKLDLTTDRQVVVRNEKENGLLTEVLANGHYLVTDEPTDVGGTDLGGTPYDLLVASLGACTAMTIRLYANDKDIDLQEVKVHLSREKRHATDAINLDEKSKVEFIDRELELTGNLTEDQRNRIVEIADKCPVHKTLTKGLQVTTVLK, from the coding sequence ATGAAAACCATCAGACTTCAATTCCCCAATGCAAATGGCGAGCAACTGTCGGCTAAGTTGGAAATGCCGGTAGACAAAAAACCAGTGGCTTATGCGCTTTTTGCGCATTGTTTTACCTGCTCTAAAAATCTAATGGCCGTAACCCATATTAGTAGAGGTCTTACGGCCAAGGGAATAGCCGTTTTAAGGTTCGATTTTACAGGCTTAGGTGAAAGTGAGGGAGATTTTGAGGACACTAATTTCTCTAGCAATGTAGAAGACTTAATTGTGGCTGCCGAGTACTTAAAATCGGAGTATGAAGCGCCGAAACTACTAGTCGGTCATTCATTAGGCGGTGCAGCCGTATTGATTGCCGCTGGAAAGTTAGCCTATATTGAGGCTGTAGCGACTGTTGGAGCACCAGCCGATCCACCGCATGTTCAGCACCTGTTTGGCAATTCTATTGAAGAGATTAAAGTCTCTGGAAAAGCAGATGTTTCCCTTGGCGGTCGCCCATTCACCATAAAAAAACAATTTATAGATGACCTTCAGCACTATGAGGATTCTGAAGGCATCAAAAACTTGAACAAGCCATTGCTCATTTTACATTCGCCACAGGATGAAACTGTGGATATTAAAAACGCGGAGAAGATTTATACCGCTGCAATGCATCCTAAGAGCTATATTTCCCTCGACGGGGCTGATCACTTGTTATCTAAAAAAGCTGATGCTCAATATGTCGGAGAGGTGGTTGCCTCATGGGCGAAAAGGTATGTTAGTTACGAAGAAAAACTAGACCTAACTACCGATCGGCAGGTGGTGGTTAGAAATGAAAAAGAAAATGGCTTACTGACCGAAGTCTTGGCCAATGGGCACTATTTGGTTACGGATGAGCCCACAGATGTCGGGGGAACTGATTTAGGTGGCACACCTTACGATCTTTTAGTGGCTTCCCTTGGCGCTTGTACTGCGATGACCATTAGGCTTTACGCCAATGACAAAGACATCGATTTACAGGAAGTAAAGGTGCATTTATCAAGAGAGAAGCGGCATGCTACCGATGCGATCAACTTGGATGAAAAAAGCAAAGTGGAATTTATAGACCGAGAATTAGAACTGACAGGCAACCTAACGGAAGACCAAAGGAATAGGATCGTTGAAATTGCCGATAAATGTCCTGTTCATAAAACATTGACTAAGGGGCTACAGGTAACCACTGTCCTAAAATAA
- the hemH gene encoding ferrochelatase, with product MGKEKIGVLLVNLGTPDSPATKDVRKYLREFLMDGRVIDIPAIPRFILVNGIIAPLRAPKSAKEYAKLWVERGSPLKFYGYDVRDMLQKSLGDDYKVTLAMRYQNPSIEEGLNELKAVNVKRIIVIPLFPQYASASTGSVSEKVNELVSKWQIIPSVAHINQFMDHPKFLEAFANNGKALMEKQDYDHVIFSYHGLPERHIRKGSVGNQCQLGSCCSVLHERNRYCYRAQCFYTSRELAKRLGLKEDGYTTTFQSRLGKDPWIKPYTDEVLEELPEKGIKKALVFSPAFISDCLETTIEVGEEFKEEFMEAGGEVWDLVPSLNDSETWIECLEDLVKTA from the coding sequence ATGGGAAAAGAAAAAATAGGCGTATTACTTGTCAATTTAGGAACACCTGATAGTCCTGCTACTAAAGATGTAAGGAAGTATCTAAGAGAATTCTTAATGGATGGCCGGGTCATAGATATTCCTGCAATTCCTCGATTTATTCTCGTCAATGGAATTATTGCCCCATTAAGAGCGCCAAAATCGGCCAAAGAGTATGCAAAACTTTGGGTCGAAAGAGGTTCTCCTCTGAAATTCTATGGCTACGACGTAAGAGACATGCTTCAGAAGTCGCTTGGCGATGACTATAAGGTTACGTTGGCCATGAGATACCAAAACCCGAGTATTGAAGAAGGGTTAAATGAGCTTAAGGCAGTAAATGTTAAGCGAATTATTGTAATACCTCTATTTCCTCAATATGCTTCCGCAAGTACAGGTTCTGTTTCAGAAAAAGTGAATGAATTGGTAAGCAAATGGCAGATTATCCCATCTGTTGCACATATCAATCAGTTCATGGATCACCCAAAATTCCTTGAAGCTTTCGCCAATAATGGCAAGGCGCTAATGGAGAAGCAGGATTATGACCATGTCATCTTTAGTTATCATGGACTTCCAGAGCGACATATTCGAAAGGGCTCCGTTGGTAATCAGTGCCAACTTGGATCTTGTTGCAGTGTACTGCATGAAAGAAACCGGTATTGCTACCGGGCACAGTGTTTTTATACTTCCAGAGAATTAGCAAAAAGACTAGGCTTAAAAGAGGATGGTTATACCACTACTTTCCAATCTAGATTAGGTAAAGACCCATGGATTAAGCCTTATACGGACGAGGTTCTAGAAGAATTACCAGAAAAAGGAATCAAAAAGGCACTTGTATTTTCTCCAGCCTTCATTTCAGACTGTCTAGAAACGACGATTGAAGTCGGTGAAGAATTTAAAGAAGAGTTTATGGAAGCTGGCGGTGAAGTCTGGGACTTAGTACCGAGCTTAAATGATTCTGAAACGTGGATTGAATGCCTTGAAGATTTAGTAAAAACGGCTTAG
- a CDS encoding amidohydrolase family protein gives MKTPLSFIFSLLFCLIGSSLMAQNLYIKGGHYFDTETGAMIENNGIVIRSGKFVSVNQRLDNTEEYEVVTLSDDQYLLPGIFDLHAHYRVTFDGVRRDEVEANPVIFLANGVTSTFPGGEIQPEVMLEARRKIDRGEKVGARIHSSGPYFGTAFPAWNRGTTIQDIYDKVDKWAELGVAGFKAKGISPVLLKALIERAHMHGLPVTGHLGSGFRNTVNPRDAITMGIDRIEHFLGGDALPNTQSAYATLQNLDTSDPAIDKQIDHFIQNGVFFDATLTAYGYYGHRESFYDYWHDERKYLTPYAFEITKETRQELGMFQKIFDVKKVTIKRYFDKGGKITLGTDHPSVGEFIPGFSAHREMEALVSIGIPNADVLKIATINGATALRKSDILGSISVSKLADAFIITGNPLEEITNTRNVSVVIKGGKVYDAKALLKSVEGKMGPKSETDWK, from the coding sequence ATGAAAACACCTTTATCGTTCATTTTTAGCCTTTTGTTTTGCCTGATCGGGTCTTCGCTCATGGCGCAAAACCTTTACATTAAAGGAGGGCACTACTTCGATACAGAAACCGGCGCCATGATTGAGAATAATGGCATTGTGATTCGAAGTGGAAAGTTTGTTTCAGTAAATCAAAGACTGGATAATACAGAAGAATATGAAGTCGTTACGCTGAGCGATGATCAATATTTGCTACCTGGTATTTTCGACTTACATGCTCACTACCGTGTAACTTTTGATGGTGTTCGTAGAGATGAAGTTGAAGCGAACCCGGTAATTTTTCTTGCCAATGGTGTGACATCTACTTTTCCCGGCGGAGAAATCCAACCAGAGGTGATGCTTGAGGCGAGAAGAAAGATCGATCGTGGTGAAAAAGTTGGTGCTCGAATCCATAGTTCTGGCCCATATTTCGGCACAGCATTTCCTGCTTGGAATCGAGGGACTACCATACAGGATATTTACGATAAAGTAGATAAATGGGCCGAGTTAGGCGTAGCGGGTTTCAAGGCAAAGGGAATTTCTCCAGTACTACTGAAAGCTTTAATTGAAAGAGCGCACATGCATGGCCTACCCGTAACGGGGCATTTGGGTTCAGGTTTTCGAAATACCGTCAACCCACGTGATGCTATTACCATGGGTATCGATCGGATTGAGCACTTTTTAGGTGGCGATGCACTGCCCAACACACAATCGGCTTACGCCACACTACAAAACTTGGATACCAGCGACCCAGCAATCGATAAACAAATCGATCATTTCATTCAAAACGGGGTCTTTTTCGATGCCACCTTGACTGCATATGGCTACTACGGGCATAGGGAAAGTTTTTATGACTATTGGCACGATGAGCGCAAGTATTTAACTCCTTATGCCTTTGAAATCACGAAAGAAACGCGTCAAGAATTGGGCATGTTCCAGAAAATATTTGACGTGAAAAAAGTAACGATCAAAAGATATTTCGACAAAGGAGGAAAAATTACGCTAGGGACAGATCATCCATCCGTTGGAGAGTTTATACCTGGGTTTAGTGCCCATAGAGAAATGGAAGCTTTGGTTTCTATTGGAATTCCAAATGCCGATGTATTGAAAATCGCGACCATTAACGGGGCTACTGCCCTTAGAAAGAGTGATATTTTGGGTAGTATTTCTGTGAGTAAACTGGCCGATGCCTTTATTATTACTGGTAATCCTTTGGAAGAGATTACTAACACCAGAAATGTGAGTGTGGTGATAAAAGGAGGTAAGGTTTATGATGCAAAAGCCCTTTTAAAAAGTGTGGAAGGAAAAATGGGCCCAAAAAGTGAAACGGATTGGAAATAA
- a CDS encoding cysteine desulfurase family protein → MNIYFDNAATTPLDPEVFEEMKPLMLDVFGNPSSTHAHGREARTKIEHARRKVADLLNTTPSEIFFTSGGTEADNTAITCCVDAYGLKHIITSKIEHKAVLETAMKMEELGLAKVSFVDLDHQGHINMDHLQSLLKNNSRSLVSIMHANNEIGTLNDINAIGELASEYDAIFHSDTVQTMGHFAHDTQNLKCHFLVGAGHKFHGPKGVGFLRVCKSKRIGRFIHGGGQERNHRGGTENLYGIVGMAKALEIAYREMEQHEKHIRGLKDRMIAGLTERIPGVSFNGDVRDGHSLYTVLNVSFPPSDDNDMLLFNLDINGVSASGGSACNSGASTGSHVLTGINAASDRQGIRFSFSKYNTADEVDFVLEKLVEILEPVMA, encoded by the coding sequence ATGAATATCTATTTCGACAACGCGGCAACAACACCATTAGACCCTGAGGTTTTTGAGGAAATGAAACCTCTAATGTTAGATGTCTTTGGGAACCCATCTTCTACACATGCCCACGGCCGAGAGGCGCGGACAAAAATTGAACACGCCAGAAGAAAAGTTGCTGATTTGTTGAATACCACTCCTTCAGAGATCTTTTTTACTTCTGGAGGTACAGAAGCAGATAATACAGCGATTACTTGTTGTGTAGACGCTTATGGACTAAAGCATATTATCACTTCGAAAATTGAGCACAAGGCAGTCTTGGAAACCGCTATGAAAATGGAGGAACTTGGGCTCGCCAAAGTAAGTTTTGTTGACCTTGATCATCAGGGCCATATAAACATGGATCACCTGCAATCATTGCTTAAAAATAACAGCCGTTCCTTGGTGTCAATTATGCATGCCAATAATGAAATAGGCACTTTAAATGATATAAACGCTATCGGTGAACTGGCATCTGAGTATGATGCTATATTTCATTCCGATACCGTTCAAACCATGGGTCATTTTGCCCATGATACCCAAAACCTAAAATGCCATTTTTTGGTAGGCGCCGGGCATAAATTTCATGGCCCGAAAGGAGTTGGCTTCTTGCGAGTTTGTAAGAGCAAAAGAATTGGTCGTTTCATTCATGGCGGTGGCCAAGAGCGCAATCATAGAGGAGGAACAGAAAACCTATATGGTATAGTAGGAATGGCTAAAGCGCTTGAAATTGCCTATCGTGAAATGGAACAACACGAAAAGCATATCAGAGGCCTGAAGGATAGAATGATTGCTGGCCTGACAGAAAGAATTCCGGGTGTTTCATTCAATGGTGATGTAAGAGATGGCCATAGTCTATACACCGTTTTGAACGTAAGCTTTCCGCCATCAGATGATAACGATATGTTATTGTTCAATCTCGATATCAACGGGGTGTCTGCCTCGGGAGGAAGTGCTTGTAATAGTGGTGCATCTACTGGGTCACATGTTTTAACTGGAATAAACGCGGCATCAGATAGACAAGGCATTCGATTCTCTTTTTCTAAGTACAATACAGCCGATGAAGTTGATTTCGTCTTAGAAAAACTGGTGGAAATTTTAGAGCCAGTGATGGCCTAA
- the nrtS gene encoding nitrate/nitrite transporter NrtS: MGQLRVHNKKRNLLKHIFSDKSNLVLAIKMSLVVGTILNCINQGECLVNQELDQLNLPKLLITYSVPFFVSLYSTTIIKFKR; encoded by the coding sequence ATGGGTCAATTACGGGTACACAACAAAAAGAGAAATTTGTTGAAGCACATTTTTTCGGATAAGTCCAATTTGGTGCTCGCTATTAAAATGTCACTTGTTGTCGGTACTATATTGAACTGCATTAATCAAGGAGAGTGTCTCGTGAATCAAGAGTTGGATCAGCTCAATCTTCCGAAATTGTTGATCACCTATTCAGTACCCTTTTTCGTTTCCCTATATTCCACCACCATCATTAAATTCAAAAGGTGA
- a CDS encoding cation:proton antiporter domain-containing protein, translating to MTDYQQVLLLLGGFIIVAVAANQIAGFFQKIKLPFITGILVVGLFSGPFIFKLLPQNTGTGLQFINDISLAFIAFAAAAELYLKELRGRMKSIKWMTFGQLMVTFVGSSVLIYFLADQIEFMSSMNSASKIGVSIMMATIFVARSPASAIAVINEMRAKGPFVQMAMGVTVIKDFLVIILFAVCLSVATTLINGDPFNIQFLLVLLAELAASFAIGYIVGRLLILVLSIRLNAYVKMGLVLAVGYAVYLLYYFVKHYTEDHFGFEFHIEPLLICIIGSFIVTNYSRFRHEFIKLLEEMGPIIYICFFTLTGASVSIDILVKVIGVAFMLFGIRLVTMIAGSLLGGSLAGDSALFRKIGWMPFVTQAGVGLGLATIVANAFPAWGSEFQTIVVAVIVLNQFVGPPLFKWSIQMVGEARVKANTPHFDGIRDAMIIGVESQSVALAKQLKEHGWEAELITKKQDIQVDEYPDLVIHKVDEFTLDSLTAHNIQKAEAVVLTLTDDENLAIAEILYEQVGTKDIVVRLNHRYNFEKFHKLDCLIVDPSTAMVSLMDHLVRSPQAATLLLGMQENQDTMDVEVQNPNLRGLPLRDLRLPSDIIVLSVNRGGQSIITHGYTRLRLGDVLTMVGSNDSLQDVALRFDR from the coding sequence ATGACTGATTATCAACAAGTTTTATTATTGCTTGGAGGCTTTATCATTGTGGCGGTGGCTGCAAATCAAATAGCTGGTTTTTTTCAGAAAATCAAGCTTCCCTTTATCACGGGAATTCTAGTGGTAGGCCTCTTTTCAGGCCCTTTTATCTTCAAACTATTGCCTCAGAATACGGGCACTGGGCTTCAATTCATTAATGATATATCTCTGGCTTTTATAGCCTTTGCCGCTGCGGCAGAGCTCTATTTGAAAGAGCTAAGAGGTCGTATGAAAAGCATCAAGTGGATGACATTCGGACAACTCATGGTAACGTTTGTCGGAAGTTCCGTCCTAATCTATTTCTTGGCCGATCAGATTGAGTTTATGAGCTCCATGAACTCAGCGTCAAAAATTGGAGTATCCATAATGATGGCCACAATTTTTGTGGCGCGATCACCCGCCTCAGCCATTGCCGTGATCAATGAAATGAGAGCTAAGGGGCCTTTCGTCCAAATGGCCATGGGCGTTACGGTGATTAAGGACTTTCTAGTCATCATTTTATTCGCGGTTTGTCTATCAGTTGCTACCACATTAATCAACGGAGACCCTTTTAACATTCAGTTTTTACTCGTTTTACTAGCAGAGTTGGCAGCTTCGTTTGCCATTGGCTATATAGTGGGTAGGCTGCTAATATTGGTCTTGAGCATAAGACTTAATGCTTATGTAAAAATGGGGCTCGTCTTAGCGGTGGGTTATGCCGTTTATCTCCTCTATTATTTCGTAAAGCATTATACGGAAGATCACTTTGGATTTGAGTTCCATATAGAACCACTCTTGATTTGTATCATTGGTAGTTTTATTGTCACTAACTATTCTCGTTTCAGACATGAGTTCATCAAGCTTCTGGAGGAAATGGGGCCTATTATTTACATCTGTTTCTTTACCCTAACAGGCGCCTCAGTTTCTATAGATATACTTGTTAAAGTAATAGGTGTAGCATTTATGCTATTTGGTATTCGTTTGGTTACCATGATCGCGGGTTCCCTTTTAGGAGGTTCTTTAGCTGGAGATTCAGCGCTGTTCAGAAAGATCGGATGGATGCCATTCGTTACACAAGCCGGTGTTGGTCTAGGACTTGCCACCATTGTGGCGAACGCATTTCCTGCTTGGGGCTCAGAATTTCAAACCATTGTAGTGGCAGTGATTGTATTGAACCAGTTCGTTGGGCCACCGCTCTTTAAATGGTCAATCCAAATGGTTGGTGAAGCTAGGGTAAAAGCAAATACGCCTCATTTTGATGGAATTCGTGATGCTATGATCATTGGAGTAGAGTCTCAATCTGTAGCACTCGCTAAGCAATTGAAAGAACACGGCTGGGAGGCTGAATTAATTACTAAGAAACAAGATATTCAAGTAGATGAGTATCCCGATTTGGTTATCCATAAAGTCGATGAATTCACTTTGGATTCTCTCACGGCTCATAATATTCAAAAGGCGGAGGCTGTAGTACTTACCTTAACGGATGACGAAAATTTGGCAATCGCCGAGATTCTCTACGAACAGGTGGGGACGAAAGACATAGTCGTTCGATTAAATCATCGATATAATTTCGAGAAGTTCCATAAACTCGATTGTTTAATCGTAGACCCATCTACCGCTATGGTAAGCTTGATGGATCACCTCGTAAGATCTCCGCAAGCAGCGACACTTTTATTGGGTATGCAAGAAAATCAGGATACTATGGATGTCGAAGTTCAGAACCCGAACCTGAGAGGATTGCCACTTCGAGATTTGCGTTTGCCTTCCGATATCATTGTGCTTTCTGTGAATCGTGGAGGACAGAGCATTATTACCCACGGCTATACCAGACTTCGGTTAGGCGATGTATTGACCATGGTAGGTTCCAACGATAGTCTTCAAGATGTTGCTCTACGTTTCGATCGCTAG
- a CDS encoding glycine--tRNA ligase, whose translation MAQNEDNLLKKIASHAKEYGFIFPSSEIYDGLGAAYDYGQNGVELKNSIKQYWWKAMVQMHENIVGIDASIFMHPTTWKASGHVDAFNDPMIDNKDSKKRYRADVLIEEYIAKVEAKIQKEVTKAEKRFGDAFDKEQFLATNPNVLRNQSKIDSINERLGNGLENGDLADIKALIEELGIADPVSGSKNWTDVRQFNLMFSTEMGSVAEDANKIYLRPETAQGIFVNFLNVQKTGRMKIPFGIAQIGKAFRNEIIARQFIFRMREFEQMEMQYFVKPGEEIEWYQTWKAKRIAWHKSLGLGEDNYRFHDHLNLAHYANAAADIQFNFPMGFKELEGIHSRTDFDLKAHEEHSGKKLQFFDTVENKAYVPYVVETSLGLDRMFLAVLSSAYTEETLEDGSERTVLKLPAPLAPYHVAVLPLLKKVESGLPAKAREILTELQFDFNCQYDEKDAIGKRYRRQDAIGTPYCITVDHQTLEDNTVTIRDRDDLSQIRVSIDEVKGKLKETTSMESLLRKL comes from the coding sequence ATGGCACAGAATGAAGATAATTTGCTCAAAAAAATCGCGAGTCACGCAAAGGAATACGGCTTTATATTTCCGTCTAGTGAAATATATGATGGCCTTGGGGCTGCGTATGACTATGGGCAAAACGGTGTAGAACTTAAGAACAGTATTAAGCAATATTGGTGGAAAGCAATGGTGCAAATGCACGAAAACATTGTGGGTATTGACGCCTCTATTTTCATGCACCCTACTACTTGGAAAGCTTCTGGCCATGTGGATGCCTTTAACGATCCGATGATCGATAATAAGGATTCTAAAAAGAGATATAGAGCCGATGTTCTGATTGAAGAATACATCGCTAAAGTAGAGGCAAAAATTCAAAAGGAAGTAACCAAGGCCGAAAAGCGATTTGGTGACGCGTTTGACAAAGAGCAGTTCTTAGCTACAAATCCAAATGTTCTGAGAAACCAATCGAAAATCGATAGCATCAACGAAAGGCTAGGTAATGGTCTCGAGAATGGTGATTTAGCCGATATCAAAGCACTGATTGAGGAGTTAGGCATCGCCGATCCCGTTTCTGGGTCTAAAAACTGGACCGATGTGCGTCAGTTTAACCTAATGTTTTCTACCGAAATGGGTTCTGTTGCCGAAGACGCCAACAAGATTTACCTAAGACCTGAAACGGCACAAGGCATATTTGTCAATTTCTTAAATGTGCAGAAAACTGGTCGGATGAAGATTCCTTTTGGCATAGCCCAAATTGGAAAAGCCTTCAGAAATGAAATTATCGCCCGACAGTTCATTTTCCGAATGCGTGAATTTGAACAAATGGAGATGCAATACTTCGTGAAGCCAGGAGAGGAAATAGAATGGTACCAAACCTGGAAAGCAAAGCGTATAGCATGGCACAAATCACTGGGCTTAGGTGAGGATAATTACCGTTTCCACGATCACTTGAATTTGGCACACTACGCCAATGCCGCCGCCGATATTCAGTTTAATTTCCCAATGGGTTTTAAAGAGCTAGAAGGAATTCATTCGAGAACGGATTTTGACTTAAAAGCACATGAGGAACACTCAGGCAAGAAGCTACAGTTCTTTGATACGGTAGAAAATAAGGCTTATGTGCCTTATGTGGTAGAGACTTCGCTTGGTTTAGATCGTATGTTCTTAGCCGTTTTATCAAGTGCTTATACGGAGGAAACGCTAGAGGACGGAAGTGAAAGAACCGTACTGAAATTACCGGCGCCATTGGCACCATATCATGTAGCAGTACTTCCTTTATTGAAGAAAGTTGAGTCTGGCTTGCCAGCGAAAGCTCGTGAAATCTTGACCGAACTTCAGTTTGATTTCAACTGTCAGTACGACGAGAAAGATGCCATTGGTAAGCGTTATAGAAGACAAGACGCAATCGGAACACCGTATTGTATAACGGTAGATCACCAAACTTTGGAAGATAATACGGTAACCATTCGTGATAGAGATGATCTTTCGCAAATCAGAGTTTCGATAGACGAAGTCAAGGGCAAACTGAAAGAAACGACTTCTATGGAGTCGCTTTTAAGGAAGCTCTAA
- a CDS encoding PA0069 family radical SAM protein, which translates to MFKGRGAQIQVKNKFLAHEYVQEHIEGIDEFDEAAPGTKYIKIFPKTIVNKVESPDVGMDYSLNPYQGCEHGCIYCYARNSHEYWGYNAGLDFERVILYKPNAAQLLEKHFQNPRWNPRTIVLSGNTDCYQPIERKLKITRSLLEVFLKYKHPVGLITKNVIITRDIDLLGPLADLNLVGLHFSLTSLDEKVRRKLEPRTATAKQKLKTIEKLSQRGIPVSIMIGPVIPGLNDHEIPALIKAAANAGARGAGFTMVRLNGQIGEVFENWVQQAFPDRAEKILSQIKGAHGGKLNDSRFGKRMRGDGRIVQSIHRMFELSKAKCFTGIPHRPPLRTDLFVKTNKGQMGLF; encoded by the coding sequence TTGTTTAAAGGAAGAGGTGCCCAAATTCAAGTAAAAAACAAGTTCTTAGCGCATGAATACGTTCAAGAACACATAGAAGGTATCGATGAATTTGATGAAGCAGCACCAGGCACGAAATACATCAAAATCTTTCCTAAAACTATCGTCAATAAAGTAGAAAGCCCTGATGTAGGCATGGACTATTCCTTAAATCCTTATCAAGGTTGCGAGCATGGATGTATTTACTGTTACGCTAGAAATTCGCATGAATATTGGGGCTACAATGCTGGTTTGGACTTTGAGCGAGTAATTCTTTACAAGCCAAATGCCGCTCAATTACTTGAAAAACACTTTCAAAACCCGAGGTGGAATCCCAGAACCATTGTGCTTTCTGGAAATACAGATTGCTACCAACCCATTGAAAGAAAGCTTAAAATCACACGGAGTTTATTAGAAGTCTTTTTAAAGTACAAGCACCCGGTAGGGCTCATTACAAAGAATGTGATCATTACCAGAGACATCGACCTGCTGGGGCCACTGGCTGACTTAAATTTAGTCGGGCTACATTTTTCACTTACCTCATTAGATGAAAAAGTTCGACGGAAGCTTGAGCCCAGAACGGCTACAGCCAAGCAGAAATTAAAAACAATTGAAAAGTTGAGTCAACGCGGTATTCCTGTGAGTATAATGATTGGGCCCGTAATACCAGGTCTCAATGATCATGAAATTCCAGCACTCATAAAGGCCGCGGCAAATGCTGGCGCAAGAGGCGCTGGTTTTACCATGGTAAGACTGAATGGTCAAATTGGGGAAGTATTCGAGAATTGGGTGCAGCAAGCCTTTCCTGATAGGGCTGAAAAAATTCTAAGTCAAATAAAGGGTGCTCATGGCGGTAAATTAAACGACAGTCGATTTGGTAAACGCATGCGGGGTGACGGCAGGATTGTGCAGTCGATTCACCGAATGTTTGAACTTAGCAAAGCCAAATGTTTTACGGGGATTCCCCACCGACCTCCGCTAAGAACCGATCTCTTTGTCAAAACCAACAAAGGCCAAATGGGGCTGTTTTAG
- a CDS encoding DUF2911 domain-containing protein: MSRRLTVIFGSIIVILLAIIAIQQYQLYQTKQYSPESTSQFTNSEVNIRVTYSRPSKNGRVIFGDLVPFGKWWRTGANETTEIELSKDILFSNNQLLPAGNYSLVTIPNKEEWTVIFNTEIPDWGTDYYPEFDVARVPGKVENLPDVVELFTIDFTENNGTPVLIFAWDDTKVTVPFTVQ; the protein is encoded by the coding sequence ATGTCTAGGCGGTTAACAGTCATTTTTGGAAGTATAATTGTCATTTTGTTGGCCATCATTGCCATACAACAATATCAGTTATATCAGACTAAACAATATAGCCCAGAGTCCACATCTCAGTTTACCAATAGCGAGGTAAACATTCGGGTAACTTATAGTAGACCTTCCAAAAACGGGAGAGTGATTTTTGGTGATTTAGTCCCTTTCGGAAAATGGTGGAGAACTGGTGCCAACGAAACGACAGAAATAGAGCTTTCAAAAGATATTTTGTTCTCCAATAATCAGTTATTACCAGCTGGTAATTACTCCTTGGTGACCATCCCAAATAAAGAGGAATGGACGGTCATCTTTAACACTGAAATCCCAGATTGGGGTACGGATTATTATCCCGAATTTGATGTAGCCAGAGTCCCCGGGAAAGTAGAGAATTTACCCGATGTAGTTGAGTTATTTACTATCGACTTTACTGAGAATAACGGTACTCCTGTGCTGATTTTTGCTTGGGACGACACCAAAGTGACTGTACCTTTCACAGTTCAGTAA